The genomic stretch aggaagtcacattccaagtttgagaatggtccggtgcatttatggaaggttgtagaagattCTAGAATCATCCAAAATAAATCACTATGGCAGGTAGAGTCCCGCAGGGACTCCAACatccctagccaacccaccaagtgggaaggtggagcccatggtggactccacctagttgGCCGGCCAAACTagaaggaaagggagaaatccctttcccTCTAGGTTTTCAATTTTGGTAAGTTTGggagttggactccaaagtgGTTTTTGGGGGAACCCTATGGTTTCcacatatatatagaggaggagagggagggatgAACCCACAAGCCAGCCACACCACCCAGGGCTCCCGAGGTCGGCGCCCAACagcacccctctcccaaaccctagctactccctcctcctatttctcccgcggtgcttacgaCGAAGCGCTGCCAGAGATGTCGACCACCACCGTCATCACGCCGTCGTGATGGCGGGATTCCGAAGAGGATCTACtatatccgctgcccgctggaacggggagaagaacgtcgtcatcaacaccgtacgtgtgaccgagtgcggacgtgctgcccgattgtggcatcgtcaagatcttctacgcgcttttgaaagtggcaagtgatcgactacatccaccacgagatttatctcgttaacgcttagcgagcttcgagggtatgttgatcttcaccttgttgctaccgtctactagatcagatcttggcttgttatttgttcttcggtaggaaatattttgttttctatgctacaaatccctaTAGAGTCCACTGGAATTCTAAACCCAGAAGCACCTGGATGGATAAAAATTTCGGTGTCCTTCGATGGTCAATTTATTTAGGGGACCCCTGAGAGTCTCGCGGGGATCACATCCCTGATCCCCGGGTGGACAGTAGTACAATGTATATTGGCGAGCCATCTGATCCCTCTAGTCTCCAcatccaaaaataaaaagaagaagcAACCCGACAAAAAAATATCACGAGGGCGCTCTCAAGTGCAGCGCTAGCTCCAAGGAGATGCGCTCGGGTGACTTTGCTTGCAACATTGCCTGAAGCAGTCTCGGTTGGGGTCTCTCGTAGCAGCCAACAACCGGATGTAACAGGGCGACAACCTTCTGTAGCAGCGGTGGTAGTGNNNNNNNNNNNNNNNNNNNNNNNNNNNNNNNNNNNNNNNNNNNNNNNNNNNNNNNNNNNNNNNNNNNNNNNNNNNNNNNNNNNNNNNNNNNNNNNNNNNNGGTTTCCTTAGCACCGTCGGTGTCGGCAGCGGTCTCCTGTAGTAGCACCGTCAGCCGGATGTAGCTGTGGTCGCGGCCGGATGTAACTGTGGTGGCGCCCAGATGTAACAGTGCCGCCGACGGTCTCCTGTAGCATGGCCAGCGAAGGGATTTAGCAGCACATGCTATAGGATGCAGCAGAGGCGACAATCGGATGTAGAAGCGCCAACAGGCTCCTATAGTAGTGGTGGTTGGATGTAGCAGCACCGTGACCTCTCTTGTAGCATCGATGGTTGTCGGATGTAGCAGTAGCGGAGGCTGGATGTAGCAATGACGACAGCCTCTTGTAGTAGCGGCGATGTACTATTGTAGCATCAACACCATCGATAGAGGCCCGAGCAGCCCGGGCGTCGGCCCCTTGCAGCAATCCCGCCCCTGCCTCTTGAAGCACCCATGGTGGAGCTTGCAGCTGGCGTGGAGTTGTTAGCATCACTTGGTGATTGCCAAAGAAGGTGGCAGTCGGTGCCAACCGACAACGTCCCATGGCTCTGGCATCCCGTTATGGCGATTGGAGTGAATCTTGGAGGGGTGGGCGCGGAGGAGGCATGAGCCATGGGAGCCACGGCGggggttgttggagatatgcccgagaggctataataaagtggttatttttATATCTCTGTGTTTATGATAATTTTTTATatcacatgctataattgtattaaccgaaaacattGATGTGTTTTGTAAtcaaaccagagtccctagtaagcctctagtttaactagcttgttttaTTAACCAGTGATCAAGGTTacctaatcatgaacattggatgttgttaataacatgatcatatcattaggagaaCGATATGATGGACATACGTCCATATTGAGTGTAGCAATAAGATCAAGTCCTTAAGTTTTTCTCAAGGTGGAGTGTGTTATATTGTTATCCAAATTCATAAGAAGGCTAATGATGGAGCGAAGTGAAGCCCGTCGCCAGTATACTTGGGCCGATATAGGGTTGATCAGAATATACGAATCATCAACACCGTCTAtttatacctcttgtaagccgtTGGCTAGGGTTGTTCAtaatataagataacccacggctttTGTAAACACTCCATGATATAGTACAAAAAAATCTGCCTGCCGCCCGTGGTTTTTACCTCTTTTTGTTGGAGAGGGTTTTTCACGTTAAAATCTTATGTTCCATGCGTGTATTCTTGTTCATTCTTCATTACTTGCTTGTCACGTTTATAACAGAGCTAAAGATCTTTGTTCTTTGTTCTTCTCATTTAGTTGCTCTGATTTATATAAAAGTTAAAATTATGAACAACAAAAGTGAATTTATATGTTTTTATCATCCAAGATTTTGCACCCTCTGCTCATTTTGTTCCATTATATTACtagctttcgcaaaaaaaaattgatatcTTTTGTTGTCATTTAGTTGCTATGGTAGATACAAGTCAAATGATGGCATGTGGAAAGGAAACTGAAAATTAAATTTAGGTGATATTTTGTCTGCTATGTACAGTTCCTACTTGATTAGCCCTACTTGATTGCTAATTATTTCTCTCTTCTTTGTAGGGCGGTAAGAGCATTATTTTGACTGCTTTCTTGTAGATTCAACCTGCTTGGAGGCATAAGGCAATAGAGGATAAAATTGCTAAAGGTGAGAAAAAATTAATTAACAGTACTTCTCTATGTTTACATTGGTTCTGTGTTTGGTTTGCATGATGGATTGTTTCACAAATCGAACAGTTCGATCTTTTCACATCTTCCTCAATTAATCCATAGTAAAATGTTACACGTAATTATTTTTTATATGTTATAGCGACAACACAACTCTACGAGTAACTTACGCTGACTTAAAAACTGAGCAAGTGAGACTGTTAGCTCCAGACATAGGAATTGAGATGGTGTGATTGGCATAGGAATCGCTACAACTGCAGCTagatttagggctcctttgattcataggatttgtaaaggaattgtgtaggatttggatccTATGAAAAATTTTCCTATACAAATTGTTTGATTAATAGAACAAATCCTAAAGAAATTAATCCTATAGGACTAAAAAGCATGATGTCATACCTCATGGAATAAATTTCTTTGCTACAATTAAACACACtccatcttcctataggattcacaTAGGCATCACATCTCAATCCTATACTTTCCTTATtcatatgtttttcctatcctatgaatcaaagaagcccttaTTGTTGGTGGTATCACAGCTGCTTTTGGAAGAAGGAATTAAGATGGCATCTGCTTAGTGATGGATGAAGTAGGAGGTGTTTCTTTCTGTACTGTCAGTTGTTCTAATCTTAGTTTGGTGTTATTTCTGTTGAATCATGTGCATAAGATGAGTTTACGATGCCATTAATTGCACTCTGTATCTTTGGATAATCAAATTGCAATAGAAATAATGTTGGCTCAAACCGGTGCTGAATACACCAAATAAATTATCACCGGGTCTTACTTAACAACGCTGACACTTCGCTCTCTAGATTGTACACATGATGATGCCATTCTATCCAATCCAGTGAGCAAAGTCAAAAACATATGCGACGGCTACCTCGGGCTTTTGTTAATCCTGTTCATGGCTGCTCGGGCCCGATGAGGGCGAGCAGGATGCCCTGGTAGTACCCTGAAGTGTCGCCAACTACGTCCGCAGTAACTGTGGTCTTGTACCTCACCTTGTATTCATCCTTCACTTTCTTCATGTCGACCTCGGCGCGTGATACGATCCCTCTTGTCAGGGACGACTCGTCCGTGCCGAGCCCGATGATTGAGGTCCGGATCACCTGAAAATAAAGGCAAACCACGAAGAAAATCAGAACTGAAGCAAGTCAGTCCCAGACTGTTGCTGATGAATCACAGAAATGGCTTGAGTGCTACCTCTGCGAAATGCTTCTCAGGCGATGTCAAGCACCAAACAGCGGTTTTCAGCAGTGCCGAGAGCTTGTCGTTGCTATTCCCTTCGAGAACCTGCGGATCAAATGACACACAAAAATCAGTCACAGTTAGAAGTGTCATCATACAGACAGTACAATCTTCATGTGACAAATCAAAGTTAGACTGAATATTTTGATTGCGTGCGTTGTCGACGGCGACAGAAATGGGACCTCGTCGATGGTCTTGCCGTTGTCTTGCTTGTAGCGCTCGAACGTGGCCTTGAGCTGCGGCTTGCTCCTGGAGCTGACGATGCGCACCACGTCCCCGTGCAGCGCCTCCTTCTTGGTCATCACCGCGGCGTGCAGCTCGGCCGCCTCCGCCCTCGCCAGCTCGTCGTCGACGTGCTCGCCGGCGTACCGGTACGAGCTCACCAGCCGCACCAAGAACTGCGCACGCACGAAGACAGGCACGCACGCTCATGTGACCGGCAACAGCAAGATCCAAGAAACCCACAGGGACAAAAACGAATGCCAGGATCTACACGACGCGTCGACGCCTTGCCTGCTTGAGGGGATCCTTGTAGAGCGCGCAGGCGGCCACGTCCTCCTCGAGCGACGAGTCGTAGGCGGAGCAGTAGGCCTTCCTGACGGCGACGAGGTGGTCCGGCGTCGACGCGCAGGCCACCTCGATGAGCGGCCAGGCGTGTCGCTCGCCGCCCTTCTTCCTCAGGGCCTTGTAGGCCAGCTTGGCGTCCCGCGCCGCCGGGTCCATCGCCCACAGCGTCATCGCGCCCTGACCACCCAGCAAAGATTGGCAGTTTGTCATTAGatcaagaagaagatgaggtcgctCGCAACGGAGACGAAGATGCATCACAGCAAAGATTGGCAGTTTGCCCGTTGGACTCGCCAGAGatcaagaagaagatgaggtggaAATGGAGATGAGGATACATCACAATCACCTTGAAGTGGCTGGAGAGCTCGGCTTGGAGCCTGCTGAGGAGGGTCTCGTCGTAGAGGCCCTCGTAGGCCACGGCGATCTCCCCGCGCTGCGCCGCCGTCCGGTGGCCTAGTATCTCGATCAGCGCCTTCTCGTCCGTCCCCCATCCTGTTCCCCAGAATTTTCGGTTCAGCACAAATTGTTCATCGGAGCTCGTCTTATACTTCTTAATTAAAAACAACGAGAAGAATCATCCTAGTTTCTCTCCTCTCAAACAAGAACAGTGACTTGAACAGCAACCATTACAGTGACTGTACAAAGAACTGACCACAAGAGCTAACACACTTTTTACACAATTCAGTGACTAATAAGTTTCTTAGGATACAAATAAACAAACACAAATCTTCAACAATAATGCACAAACTTGAAAAATAATAATACCTTGTACTGCTTTTCTTATGTTCTCCGCATCTTCAGTCGGGGAAGGGACCGGGTCCGGGACCGAGATGGAAGCCATGGAGGCAACAGGTGCTGcttgtgcttcttcttcctcctcgtgtcCTGGAGCCGAGGTGGAGTCGAAGTGGGGGAAGAGGAGATTGAGGGGAGGGATGTTATGGATGCACTCGAGGCAGGAGCACCAGCAACACATGGCACGCGACCACAGCAGAGTTGAAAGCTTCGCCTGCAATGAGCTTTTGGCTAATTATTCTGTCGTGTGTTTCGCGTGCATGTTTGATTGTGTTTTCTTAGTTCATTTTCAGCTTCTTAGAGACGAGTGTTGATGGGTTTCGGCTCATAATTGATAGCCTTTGGCGTATTAGGCCACTGGGACTGTGGGAGTGTTATGTTGTTTTACACCTCACAGCTCATACTGGTGTATTTTGTGGGTTGCTGTATGTTAATGACTTAATTAACATTAAAGAGGTAATAAACTTGTATATTCTTGAAAAAGTTAACTCACGCACTAATGATTTTCCTTTTCACCTATACAGATAAATCATGTTTTTAAGGATTGCCTGATTTGTTTTCAGACTTGAAGTCAGCAGAAATCAATAAATTCTTACCCATTGACACTCTTCAACTATTTTCCATACTCTTGTCTATATCCTCTTGTGAAtataaaattttctacagcagcagAATACACACACTAGCATAAAAAAAAGAAGAACACACTAAACCAAGCAAATGCGCGCCAGGTAGGGGTCGAACCTACGACTTTCCGCTTAGGAAACGGACGCTCTATCCACTGAGCTACAGGCGCTTGGATGTACGAATTCTTCCATTTTCACTTCACAATGTAGATTTACTGTTTTTAGCCTTAATGGCAAGCACTCTGCCTTTGCATTAAAGATATAAAATGTGCAACAAACAGAACAATCAAGAATTTACAGGAATTATGAAAGCAAGAGATCAATGAGTTACTTCGTCCTATAATCTGTTCTTCCATAATTTTTTATTTCTAGCTTAAGGGAACTACTACCATGCGGAAAGATAGCATGTGCAACAACAAAGGTGTTCAGTAATAACAATTGTCAGGAAAGAGAAGAACTTACAGTATAGTAttgctttttttttgcaaatagtAGTATAGTATTTCTTTTGAAAAGGAAAGTATGCACATTTTCATAAAAGCTAAATTTTAGAAACACATGGCATTGCTTAACCTGTAAGTTTTCTTCTACTGCATCTTGTCTAAAATGACACCGTCTCCAGCATGTAAACATCTGTAATATGTTTATACTTTAGCCCATCATTCAAAAGAACAAGAAGCGGCATGGCATCCAAGATAAATATATTTAGAAAGCCTTTCAAAAGTGGAGGGATTTGCCTGCACGTACCATACCACGTTTCACACAGCGTTTCACGTCTTTTTTTGCTTTCTGTGTGAAACCCATACTATTTCATGTTCTTCTCTTACTTTGTTAAAATTGTTTCTTTCAGCCGAAGCTGGTTGGAAGCCTTACTAGCagataaaaaaaaattagggtcaGCTATCTCAAATATATAAATACATAGTTAAGCTACATCCAAACAACTGTGCCAAGTTATGTATTCTATTATTTCAAACAGAAACAAGAGAGGGACGACAGTTGGCAAGGGTTGAGCTGACTATAGAACTGCTTGCTCAaatattttagagaaaac from Lolium rigidum isolate FL_2022 chromosome 4, APGP_CSIRO_Lrig_0.1, whole genome shotgun sequence encodes the following:
- the LOC124648486 gene encoding annexin D3-like, encoding MCCWCSCLECIHNIPPLNLLFPHFDSTSAPGHEEEEEAQAAPVASMASISVPDPVPSPTEDAENIRKAVQGWGTDEKALIEILGHRTAAQRGEIAVAYEGLYDETLLSRLQAELSSHFKGAMTLWAMDPAARDAKLAYKALRKKGGERHAWPLIEVACASTPDHLVAVRKAYCSAYDSSLEEDVAACALYKDPLKQFLVRLVSSYRYAGEHVDDELARAEAAELHAAVMTKKEALHGDVVRIVSSRSKPQLKATFERYKQDNGKTIDEVLEGNSNDKLSALLKTAVWCLTSPEKHFAEVIRTSIIGLGTDESSLTRGIVSRAEVDMKKVKDEYKVRYKTTVTADVVGDTSGYYQGILLALIGPEQP